A part of Streptomyces sp. NBC_00557 genomic DNA contains:
- a CDS encoding M16 family metallopeptidase, with translation MTELATMDFHPQPQPGEARPWAFPAPERSALDNGLTVLRCHRPGQQVVAVEVLLDAPLDAEPAGLDGVATIMARAFSEGTDKHSAEEFAAELERAGATLDSHADHPGVRLSLEVPASRLPKGLGLLADALRAPAFAESEVERLVRNRLDEIPHELANPSRRAAKELSKELFPAASRMSRPRQGTEETVEKIDAGAVRAFYDRHVRPATATAVVVGDLTGVDLDALLADTLGAWTGTPGEPRPVPPVTADDTGRVVIVDRPGAVQTQLLIGRIGPDRHDRVWPAQVLGTYCLGGTLTSRLDRVLREEKGYTYGVRAFGQVLRSAPDGTGASMLAISGSVDTPNTGPALDDLWKVLRTLAAEGLTDAERDVAVQNLVGVAPLKYETAAAVASTLADQVEQHLPDDFQATLYQRLAATGTVEATAAVVNAFPVDRLVTVLVGDASQIKAPVEALGIGEVSVVAAE, from the coding sequence GTGACCGAGCTCGCCACCATGGACTTCCACCCCCAGCCGCAGCCCGGCGAGGCCAGGCCGTGGGCGTTCCCGGCCCCCGAGCGCTCGGCTCTGGACAACGGCCTGACCGTGCTGCGCTGCCACCGGCCCGGCCAGCAGGTCGTCGCCGTCGAGGTGCTGCTGGACGCGCCCCTGGACGCCGAGCCGGCCGGCCTGGACGGCGTCGCCACGATCATGGCGCGGGCGTTCTCCGAAGGCACCGACAAGCACTCCGCCGAGGAGTTCGCCGCCGAGCTGGAGCGCGCGGGCGCCACCCTGGACTCGCACGCCGACCACCCCGGCGTCCGGCTCAGCCTGGAGGTCCCGGCCTCCCGCCTGCCCAAGGGGCTCGGCCTGCTCGCCGACGCCCTGCGCGCGCCCGCCTTCGCCGAGAGCGAGGTCGAGCGGCTGGTCCGCAACCGCCTGGACGAGATCCCGCACGAGCTGGCCAACCCCTCCCGCCGGGCCGCCAAGGAGCTGTCCAAGGAGCTGTTCCCGGCGGCTTCCCGCATGTCGCGCCCCCGCCAGGGCACCGAGGAGACCGTCGAGAAGATCGACGCCGGCGCCGTACGCGCCTTCTACGACCGGCATGTACGCCCCGCCACGGCCACCGCGGTCGTGGTCGGCGACCTCACCGGCGTCGACCTCGACGCGCTGCTCGCCGACACCCTGGGCGCCTGGACCGGCACCCCGGGCGAGCCGCGGCCCGTGCCGCCGGTGACCGCCGACGACACCGGGCGCGTGGTCATCGTGGACCGGCCCGGTGCCGTCCAGACGCAGCTGCTCATCGGCCGGATCGGGCCCGACCGGCACGACCGGGTGTGGCCCGCCCAGGTGCTCGGCACCTACTGCCTCGGCGGCACCCTCACCTCCCGCCTGGACCGCGTGCTGCGCGAGGAGAAGGGCTACACCTACGGGGTGCGCGCCTTCGGCCAGGTCCTTCGGTCCGCGCCGGACGGCACGGGCGCGTCGATGCTCGCCATCAGCGGCTCCGTGGACACCCCCAACACCGGCCCGGCGCTGGACGACCTGTGGAAGGTGCTGCGCACCCTCGCGGCGGAGGGCCTGACCGACGCCGAGCGGGACGTGGCGGTGCAGAACCTGGTCGGGGTCGCGCCGCTGAAGTACGAGACCGCGGCGGCCGTCGCGAGCACGCTGGCCGACCAGGTCGAGCAGCACCTGCCCGACGACTTCCAGGCGACGCTGTATCAGCGGCTCGCGGCGACGGGCACCGTGGAGGCCACGGCCGCCGTCGTGAACGCCTTCCCGGTGGACCGCCTGGTGACCGTCCTGGTCGGCGACGCGTCGCAGATCAAGGCGCCAGTGGAGGCGCTCGGCATCGGCGAAGTGAGCGTCGTGGCGGCCGAGTAG
- a CDS encoding citrate synthase translates to MRDHEPAPGRPGRRLTTKETAELLGVKPETVYAYVSRGLLSSRREPGGRASTFEAKEVEALARRHRREAAGTPGSGGDLSVRTRITLIEQDRYYFRGVDAVELALRHSYEEVAEWLWTGRLTPGVTFSAPGPTVEIARRAVNALSEHASPTDRLRVAAVAAAAEDPLRFDLSEEAVLNTARILIPTLVVALPPVVYAPEDDGPLARRLWSRLTGRPADEASLRVLDTALALLADHDLAASTLAVRVAASARAHAYAAVSAGLGVLEGPLHGAASGNAHRMLLDVLEQGTAVPVIAEELRAGRRVPGLGHRLYTGEDPRARVLFSLLEEVPHAESALLAARDIVATTARHTPLHANVDLALAVFTASSGMPATAGETIFAVARTAGWIAHALEEYGERPLRMRPVGHYVGTRPPQPLPEETGPGTRPE, encoded by the coding sequence ATGCGCGATCACGAACCCGCTCCCGGTCGTCCCGGGCGCAGGCTGACCACCAAGGAGACCGCCGAACTGCTCGGCGTGAAGCCGGAGACGGTGTACGCGTACGTGAGCCGGGGCCTGCTCAGCAGCAGGCGCGAGCCCGGCGGGCGTGCCAGCACCTTCGAGGCGAAGGAGGTGGAGGCCCTCGCCCGCCGGCACCGCCGCGAGGCGGCCGGAACTCCGGGCTCCGGCGGTGACCTCTCCGTGCGGACCCGCATCACCCTGATCGAGCAGGACCGGTACTACTTCCGCGGCGTGGACGCCGTCGAGCTGGCCCTCCGGCACTCCTACGAGGAGGTCGCGGAGTGGCTGTGGACGGGCCGGCTCACCCCGGGCGTCACCTTTTCCGCACCCGGGCCCACCGTCGAGATCGCGCGCCGCGCGGTGAACGCCCTGTCCGAGCACGCCTCCCCCACCGACCGGCTGCGCGTGGCGGCCGTCGCCGCTGCGGCCGAGGACCCGCTGCGCTTCGACCTGTCCGAGGAGGCGGTGCTGAACACCGCGCGGATCCTGATCCCCACGCTCGTCGTCGCGCTGCCACCGGTCGTGTACGCCCCCGAGGACGACGGGCCGCTCGCCCGCCGGCTGTGGAGCCGGCTGACCGGACGGCCCGCCGACGAGGCGTCCCTGCGTGTGCTGGACACCGCCCTCGCCCTGCTCGCCGACCACGACCTGGCCGCCTCCACGCTCGCGGTGCGGGTCGCCGCCTCCGCCCGCGCGCACGCCTACGCGGCCGTCTCGGCCGGCCTCGGCGTCCTGGAGGGCCCGCTGCACGGCGCCGCGAGCGGCAACGCCCACCGCATGCTGCTCGACGTGCTCGAACAGGGCACGGCCGTTCCCGTGATCGCCGAGGAACTGCGCGCGGGACGACGTGTCCCCGGGCTCGGCCACCGGCTGTACACCGGCGAGGATCCCCGCGCGCGCGTGCTGTTCAGCCTGCTGGAGGAGGTCCCGCACGCGGAGTCCGCCCTGCTCGCCGCGCGGGACATCGTCGCCACCACCGCCCGGCACACCCCGCTGCACGCCAACGTGGACCTGGCCCTGGCGGTGTTCACCGCATCCAGCGGCATGCCCGCCACGGCCGGCGAGACGATCTTCGCCGTCGCCCGGACGGCGGGCTGGATCGCCCACGCCCTGGAGGAGTACGGCGAACGGCCGCTGCGGATGCGGCCGGTGGGCCATTACGTCGGCACTCGCCCTCCGCAGCCGCTCCCCGAGGAGACCGGCCCGGGAACCCGCCCGGAGTAG
- a CDS encoding HPr family phosphocarrier protein: MAERRVNVGWAEGLHARPASIFVRAAAAAGVPVTIAKADGTPVNAASMLGVLGLGAQGGEEIILASDAEGADAALDRLAKLVSEGLEELPETV; encoded by the coding sequence ATGGCTGAGCGCCGCGTCAACGTCGGCTGGGCCGAGGGCCTCCACGCCCGCCCCGCCTCCATCTTCGTCCGAGCCGCCGCGGCCGCAGGCGTCCCGGTGACGATCGCCAAGGCTGACGGCACCCCCGTCAACGCGGCCTCCATGCTGGGTGTCCTGGGCCTGGGCGCCCAGGGCGGCGAGGAGATCATCCTGGCCTCCGACGCCGAGGGCGCGGACGCCGCTCTGGACCGCCTGGCCAAGCTGGTCTCCGAGGGCCTCGAGGAACTGCCCGAGACGGTCTGA
- a CDS encoding M23 family metallopeptidase: MAFMCATGKHRKPGRVKRTTAQAAGVAALTTTGVIGTLAASPALAAENTVAQTGLTPVLAVSDDVAEHIDAQAAAQKRAAEQKAAEEAAARKAAQEREARERAAREAERKRLLNTFVAPIANSYVSTGYKASSSLWSSGSHTGIDFHAASGTPVHAVGAGTVVSTGWGGAYGNQIVIRVADGMYTQYGHLSSIGVSVGQRVVPGQQIGLSGATGNTTGPHLHFEARTTPDYGSDVDPVAYLRKHGVNV; this comes from the coding sequence ATGGCGTTCATGTGCGCCACCGGGAAGCACCGCAAGCCCGGCCGGGTCAAGCGCACCACCGCTCAGGCGGCCGGCGTCGCTGCCCTCACCACCACCGGTGTCATCGGCACCCTCGCCGCCTCCCCGGCGCTCGCCGCCGAGAACACCGTGGCGCAGACCGGCCTCACCCCGGTCCTCGCCGTCAGCGACGACGTGGCCGAGCACATCGACGCGCAGGCCGCCGCGCAGAAGCGGGCCGCCGAGCAGAAGGCGGCCGAGGAGGCAGCGGCCAGGAAGGCCGCGCAGGAGCGCGAGGCCCGGGAGCGCGCGGCGCGCGAGGCCGAGCGCAAGCGCCTGCTGAACACCTTCGTCGCCCCGATCGCGAACTCCTACGTCTCCACCGGCTACAAGGCCAGCAGCTCCCTGTGGTCCTCCGGCTCGCACACCGGCATCGACTTCCACGCGGCGAGCGGCACGCCCGTCCACGCGGTCGGCGCCGGCACCGTCGTCTCCACCGGCTGGGGCGGCGCGTACGGCAACCAGATCGTGATCAGGGTGGCCGACGGCATGTACACCCAGTACGGCCACCTGTCGTCCATCGGCGTCTCCGTGGGCCAGCGCGTCGTCCCGGGCCAGCAGATCGGCCTGTCCGGCGCGACCGGCAACACCACCGGCCCGCACCTGCACTTCGAGGCCCGTACGACCCCGGACTACGGCTCCGACGTCGACCCCGTCGCCTACCTCCGCAAGCACGGCGTGAACGTCTGA
- a CDS encoding DNA gyrase/topoisomerase IV subunit A translates to MARRSTKTPPPDDAYEEKILDIDVVDEMRGSYLEYAYSVIYSRALPDARDGLKPVHRRIVYQMNEMGLRPDRGYVKCARVVGEVMGKLHPHGDASIYDALVRMAQPFSMRVPLVDGHGNFGSLGNDDPPAAMRYTECRMAEATSLMTESIDEDTVDFAPNYDGQEQEPVALPAAFPNLLVNGSSGIAVGMATNMPPHNLREVIAAARHLIKHPNADLDALMKHVPGPDLPTGGRIVGLDGIRDAYATGRGTFKMRATVSIEPVTARRKGLVVTELPFAVGPEKVIAKIKDLVNSKKVQGIADVKDLTDREHGLRLVIEIKNGFVPEAILEQLYKLTPMEESFGINNVALVDGQPLTLGLKELLEVYLDHRFDVVRRRSEFRRGKKRDRLHLVEGLLTALVDIDEVIRLIRSSENSAQAKERLMRRFSLSEVQTQYILDTPLRRLTKYDRIELEAERDKLTAEIAELTRILDSDAELRKLVSSELAAVAKKFGTDRRTVLLESAATPAAAVPLQVADDPCRVLLSSTGLLARTATAEPFPDQAGAKRVKHDVIVSAVPATARGEIGAVTSAGRLLRINVVDLPQLPETAAAPNLSGGAPLAEFVSLEDDETVVCLTTLDESSPGIALGTEQGVVKRVVPDYPSNKDELEVITLKEGDRIVGAVELRTGEEDLVFITDDAQLLRFQASAVRPQGRPAGGIAGIKLAEGAKVISFTAVDPAGDAVVFTVAGSRGTLDDSVQTTAKLTPFDQFPRKGRATGGVRCQRFLKGEDCLSLAWAGAAPARAAQKNGTPAELPELDPRRDGSGTSLPKTVAVVAGPVL, encoded by the coding sequence ATGGCCCGCCGCAGTACGAAGACCCCGCCGCCCGACGACGCCTACGAGGAGAAGATCCTCGACATCGACGTCGTGGACGAGATGCGTGGCTCCTACCTCGAGTACGCGTACTCGGTCATCTACTCGCGCGCCCTGCCGGACGCCCGTGACGGCCTCAAGCCGGTGCACCGGCGGATCGTGTACCAGATGAACGAGATGGGCCTGCGCCCCGACCGCGGCTATGTGAAGTGTGCGCGTGTCGTCGGCGAGGTCATGGGCAAGCTGCACCCGCACGGCGACGCGTCGATCTACGACGCGCTGGTGCGCATGGCCCAGCCGTTCTCCATGCGGGTGCCGCTCGTCGACGGCCACGGCAACTTCGGCTCGCTGGGCAACGACGACCCGCCGGCCGCCATGCGGTACACCGAGTGCCGGATGGCCGAGGCGACGAGCCTGATGACCGAGTCGATCGACGAGGACACGGTCGACTTCGCCCCGAACTACGACGGCCAGGAGCAGGAGCCGGTGGCGCTGCCCGCCGCCTTCCCGAACCTGCTGGTCAACGGCTCCTCGGGCATCGCGGTGGGCATGGCGACGAACATGCCGCCGCACAATCTGCGCGAGGTCATCGCCGCCGCCCGCCATCTGATCAAGCACCCGAACGCGGACCTGGACGCGCTGATGAAGCACGTCCCGGGCCCGGACCTGCCCACCGGCGGCAGGATCGTCGGCCTGGACGGCATCCGGGACGCGTACGCGACGGGCCGCGGCACCTTCAAGATGCGCGCGACGGTCTCGATCGAGCCGGTCACGGCCCGCCGCAAGGGCCTGGTGGTCACGGAACTGCCGTTCGCGGTCGGCCCCGAGAAGGTCATCGCGAAGATCAAGGACCTGGTCAACAGCAAGAAGGTCCAGGGCATCGCCGACGTCAAGGACCTCACCGACCGCGAGCACGGCCTGCGCCTGGTCATCGAGATCAAGAACGGCTTCGTGCCGGAGGCGATCCTGGAACAGCTGTACAAGCTGACCCCCATGGAGGAGTCCTTCGGCATCAACAACGTCGCCCTGGTGGACGGCCAGCCGCTCACCCTGGGCCTGAAGGAGCTGCTGGAGGTCTACCTCGACCACCGCTTCGACGTGGTCCGGCGCCGCAGCGAGTTCCGCCGCGGCAAGAAGCGGGACCGGCTGCACCTGGTCGAGGGCCTGCTGACCGCGCTGGTCGACATCGACGAGGTCATCCGGCTGATCCGGTCCAGTGAGAACTCCGCGCAGGCCAAGGAGCGCCTGATGCGGCGGTTCTCGCTGAGCGAGGTGCAGACGCAGTACATCCTCGACACGCCGCTGCGCCGGCTCACCAAGTACGACCGCATCGAGCTGGAGGCGGAGCGGGACAAGCTCACCGCGGAGATCGCGGAGCTGACCCGGATCCTGGACTCCGACGCGGAGCTGCGCAAGCTGGTCTCGTCCGAACTGGCCGCCGTGGCGAAGAAGTTCGGCACCGACCGGCGTACGGTCCTGCTGGAGTCCGCGGCCACTCCGGCGGCCGCGGTGCCGCTGCAGGTGGCCGACGACCCGTGCCGGGTGCTGCTGTCCTCGACGGGCCTGCTGGCCCGTACGGCGACCGCCGAGCCGTTCCCGGACCAGGCGGGCGCCAAGCGGGTCAAGCACGACGTGATCGTCTCGGCGGTGCCGGCCACCGCGCGCGGCGAGATCGGCGCCGTGACCTCGGCGGGCCGGCTGCTGCGGATCAACGTGGTCGACCTGCCGCAGCTGCCGGAGACCGCGGCGGCGCCGAACCTCTCCGGAGGGGCGCCGCTGGCGGAGTTCGTCTCCCTGGAGGACGACGAGACGGTGGTCTGCCTGACCACGCTGGACGAGTCGTCGCCGGGCATCGCGCTCGGCACCGAGCAGGGCGTCGTCAAGCGCGTGGTGCCCGACTACCCCTCCAACAAGGACGAGTTGGAGGTCATCACCCTCAAGGAGGGCGACCGGATCGTCGGCGCGGTGGAGCTGCGCACGGGCGAGGAGGACCTCGTCTTCATCACCGACGACGCGCAACTGCTGCGTTTCCAGGCGTCGGCCGTGCGCCCGCAGGGCCGCCCGGCCGGCGGTATCGCGGGCATCAAGCTCGCCGAGGGCGCGAAGGTCATCTCCTTCACGGCCGTCGACCCGGCGGGCGACGCGGTGGTGTTCACGGTGGCGGGCTCGCGCGGCACGCTGGACGACTCGGTGCAGACCACGGCCAAGCTGACGCCGTTCGACCAGTTCCCGCGCAAGGGCCGGGCCACGGGCGGTGTGCGCTGCCAGCGGTTCCTGAAGGGCGAGGACTGCCTGTCGCTGGCCTGGGCGGGCGCCGCTCCCGCGCGCGCGGCGCAGAAGAACGGCACCCCGGCGGAGCTGCCGGAGCTGGACCCGCGCCGCGACGGCTCGGGCACGTCGCTGCCGAAGACGGTGGCCGTGGTCGCCGGGCCGGTGCTCTAG
- a CDS encoding CobW family GTP-binding protein has translation MGNSSGPQIPVVVLAGFLGSGKTTLLNHLLHRSGGSRIGAIVNDFGAIEIDAMAVAGALGDSTVSLGNGCLCCAVDASELDGYLDRLADPATGIDVIVIEASGLAEPQELVRMVLACENPGVVYGGLVEVVDAAEFDDTRARHPEVDRHLALADLVVVNKLDRAADGDRVLALVRSLADGAAVVPATYGRIDPEFLFDCRPSEERIGQLSFDDLHDHGADEHAGHLHTGYDSLSFASDVPMEPRRLMRFLDSRPEGLYRIKGYVDFGPYDTRNRYAVHAVGRFLRFYPEPWPAAGARRTQLVLIGSGIDTEALGQELKGCENDAPHADEHGMWGVLRYVQGTEEDPGAEVR, from the coding sequence TTGGGGAACAGCAGCGGCCCGCAGATCCCGGTCGTCGTACTCGCGGGATTCCTGGGCTCCGGGAAGACCACGCTCCTCAACCACCTCCTGCACCGCAGCGGCGGCAGCCGTATCGGGGCGATCGTCAACGACTTCGGCGCCATCGAGATCGACGCGATGGCCGTCGCGGGCGCCCTCGGCGACTCGACCGTCTCGCTCGGCAACGGCTGCCTGTGCTGCGCGGTCGACGCGAGCGAACTCGACGGCTACCTGGACCGGCTCGCCGACCCGGCCACCGGCATCGACGTGATCGTCATTGAGGCCAGCGGGCTCGCCGAGCCGCAGGAGCTGGTCCGGATGGTGCTGGCCTGCGAGAACCCCGGAGTGGTCTACGGCGGGCTCGTCGAGGTCGTGGACGCCGCCGAGTTCGACGACACCCGGGCCCGGCATCCCGAGGTCGACCGGCATCTCGCCCTCGCCGACCTGGTCGTGGTCAACAAGCTCGACCGGGCCGCCGACGGCGACCGCGTGCTCGCTCTCGTGCGGTCCCTCGCGGACGGCGCCGCCGTGGTCCCCGCCACCTACGGCCGGATCGACCCGGAGTTCCTCTTCGACTGTCGGCCGAGCGAGGAGCGGATCGGCCAGCTCTCCTTCGACGATCTGCACGACCACGGCGCGGACGAGCACGCCGGCCACCTGCACACCGGCTACGACAGCCTGTCCTTCGCCTCCGACGTGCCGATGGAGCCGCGCCGCCTCATGCGGTTCCTGGACAGCCGGCCCGAGGGGCTGTACCGGATCAAGGGGTACGTCGACTTCGGGCCGTACGACACCCGCAACCGGTACGCGGTGCACGCCGTCGGCCGGTTCCTGCGCTTCTACCCCGAGCCCTGGCCCGCGGCCGGCGCACGCCGCACCCAGCTCGTGCTGATCGGCTCCGGTATCGACACCGAGGCCCTCGGCCAGGAGCTCAAGGGGTGCGAGAACGACGCCCCACACGCCGACGAGCACGGCATGTGGGGCGTCCTGCGCTATGTCCAGGGCACCGAGGAGGACCCCGGCGCCGAGGTCCGCTAG
- a CDS encoding M16 family metallopeptidase yields MPMGHTTTAEAGSGGLTATEHRLANGLRVVLSEDHLTPVAAVCLWYDVGSRHEVRGRTGLAHLFEHLMFQGSAQVKGNGHFELVQGAGGSLNGTTSFERTNYFETMPAHQLELALWLEADRMGSLLAALDEESMENQRDVVKNERRQRYDNVPYGTAFEKLTALSYPEGHPYHHTPIGSMADLDAATLEDARQFFRTYYAPNNAVLSVVGDIDPQQTLAWIEKYFGSIPSHDGKPAPRDGSLPDIIGEQKREVVVEEVPARALMAAYRLPHDGTRACDAADLALTVLGGGESSRLYNRLVRRDRTAVTAGFGLLRLAGAPSMGWLDVKTSGDVEVPVIEAAIDEELARFAEEGPTPEEMERAQAQLEREWLDRLGTVAGRADELCRYAVLFGDPQLALTAVKRVLEVTPQEVQEIAKARLRPDNRAVLVYEPKAPEEVPDAGVPEDPEQEATVEAGNENEETAK; encoded by the coding sequence ATGCCCATGGGTCACACGACCACAGCCGAGGCAGGCTCCGGGGGCCTGACAGCGACCGAGCACCGCCTGGCCAACGGTCTGCGCGTGGTGCTCTCCGAGGACCACCTGACCCCGGTGGCGGCGGTCTGCCTCTGGTACGACGTCGGCTCCCGCCACGAGGTCAGGGGACGCACCGGCCTGGCTCACCTCTTCGAGCACCTGATGTTCCAGGGATCGGCGCAGGTCAAGGGCAACGGCCACTTCGAGCTCGTGCAGGGCGCCGGCGGCTCGCTCAACGGCACCACCAGCTTCGAGCGCACCAACTACTTCGAGACCATGCCCGCCCACCAGCTCGAGCTCGCCCTGTGGCTGGAGGCCGACCGCATGGGCTCGCTGCTGGCCGCCCTGGACGAGGAGTCCATGGAGAACCAGCGGGACGTGGTCAAGAACGAGCGCCGCCAGCGCTACGACAACGTGCCCTACGGCACCGCCTTCGAGAAGCTGACCGCCCTGTCGTACCCGGAGGGCCACCCCTACCACCACACGCCGATCGGCTCCATGGCGGACCTGGACGCGGCCACCCTGGAGGACGCCCGCCAGTTCTTCCGCACCTACTACGCGCCGAACAACGCGGTGCTCTCCGTGGTCGGCGACATCGACCCCCAGCAGACCCTCGCCTGGATCGAGAAGTACTTCGGGTCGATCCCGTCCCACGACGGCAAGCCGGCCCCCCGCGACGGTTCCCTGCCGGACATCATCGGCGAGCAGAAGCGCGAGGTCGTCGTCGAGGAGGTCCCGGCGCGCGCCCTGATGGCCGCCTACCGCCTCCCGCACGACGGCACGCGCGCGTGCGACGCCGCCGACCTCGCCCTGACCGTCCTCGGCGGCGGCGAGTCCTCCCGCCTGTACAACCGGCTGGTCCGCCGCGACCGTACGGCCGTCACCGCCGGCTTCGGCCTGCTGCGGCTGGCCGGCGCGCCCTCCATGGGCTGGCTGGACGTGAAGACCTCCGGTGACGTCGAGGTGCCGGTCATCGAGGCCGCCATCGACGAGGAGCTGGCGCGGTTCGCCGAGGAGGGCCCCACGCCCGAGGAAATGGAGCGCGCCCAGGCCCAGTTGGAGCGCGAGTGGCTGGACCGGCTCGGCACGGTCGCCGGCCGCGCCGACGAACTGTGCCGCTACGCCGTCCTGTTCGGCGACCCGCAGCTCGCCCTCACCGCCGTCAAGCGCGTCCTGGAGGTGACCCCCCAGGAGGTCCAGGAGATCGCCAAGGCCCGCCTGCGCCCGGACAACCGTGCCGTCCTGGTGTACGAGCCGAAGGCCCCCGAGGAGGTCCCGGACGCGGGCGTCCCCGAGGACCCGGAGCAGGAAGCGACCGTAGAGGCCGGTAACGAGAACGAGGAGACGGCCAAGTGA
- a CDS encoding citrate synthase/methylcitrate synthase, whose product MAINTTAAPLMDAPRGLAGVVVAETEIGDVRGREGFYHYRQYSAVELAQTRGFEDVWHLLVHGVLPDAGRRAAFTAETAALRRLPEEVTAALPAIAAASRVSGPLSGLRTALSLLGSARGLRPVYDIDAGRRRADTVAVCAAVPTLLTALYRLGQGLEPVEPRSDLPHAANYLYMLTGEEPEPRRARAVEQYLISTIDHGFNASTFTARVIASTGADVAACLTGAVGALSGPLHGGAPSRALDTLDAIGTPERIDPWIRERVLAGDRIMGFGHAVYRTEDPRSRMLREIAQSFGGPRVDFAVEVERRVEAILAELKPGRELHTNVEFYAGVVMELCGLPREMFTPTFAAARVVGWSANILEQAADSKIIRPVARYVGPTPPVPVPAAG is encoded by the coding sequence ATGGCCATCAACACGACCGCAGCCCCGCTCATGGACGCACCGCGCGGTCTCGCAGGCGTCGTCGTCGCCGAGACCGAGATAGGCGACGTCCGCGGGCGCGAGGGCTTTTACCACTACCGGCAGTACTCGGCCGTCGAACTCGCGCAGACCCGCGGCTTCGAAGACGTCTGGCATCTCCTCGTGCACGGCGTGCTCCCGGACGCCGGGCGCCGCGCCGCCTTCACCGCCGAGACCGCGGCGCTGCGGCGGCTGCCCGAGGAGGTCACCGCGGCGCTGCCCGCGATCGCCGCGGCGAGCCGTGTCTCCGGCCCGCTGTCGGGGCTGCGCACGGCCCTGTCCCTGCTCGGCTCGGCCCGGGGGCTGCGACCGGTGTACGACATCGACGCCGGCCGGCGCCGCGCCGACACCGTGGCCGTCTGCGCGGCCGTGCCCACGCTGCTCACCGCGCTGTACCGGCTCGGGCAGGGCCTCGAACCGGTCGAGCCGCGCTCCGACCTCCCCCATGCGGCCAACTACCTGTACATGCTCACGGGCGAGGAGCCCGAGCCGCGGCGCGCGCGTGCGGTCGAGCAATATCTGATCTCCACCATTGATCATGGATTCAATGCGTCAACCTTCACCGCTCGCGTCATCGCCTCCACCGGCGCGGACGTCGCGGCCTGCCTGACCGGAGCGGTGGGCGCCCTGTCCGGGCCGCTGCACGGAGGCGCGCCCAGCCGCGCCCTGGACACCCTGGACGCCATCGGCACGCCGGAGCGGATCGACCCGTGGATCCGCGAACGGGTGCTCGCCGGTGACCGGATCATGGGATTCGGGCACGCCGTCTACCGCACCGAGGACCCGCGTTCGCGGATGCTGCGGGAGATCGCCCAGAGCTTCGGCGGTCCGCGCGTGGACTTCGCGGTGGAGGTCGAGCGCCGGGTCGAGGCGATCCTCGCCGAACTGAAGCCCGGCCGTGAACTGCACACCAACGTCGAGTTCTACGCCGGCGTGGTCATGGAACTCTGCGGCCTGCCCCGGGAGATGTTCACCCCCACCTTCGCCGCGGCGCGGGTGGTGGGCTGGAGCGCCAACATCCTGGAACAGGCGGCCGATTCGAAGATCATCCGGCCGGTGGCGCGGTACGTGGGCCCGACCCCGCCGGTCCCGGTGCCGGCCGCCGGCTGA
- a CDS encoding GntR family transcriptional regulator → MRIPAHSVCTAIRDDIIAGVHERGGRLTEEVLARRYGVSRVPVREALRTLEAEGFVVTRRHAGACVAEPTEQEAADLLEMRTLLEPLGAARAAQRRTEAHLKVLRGLVRLGQERARRGNSEDLRSLGGWFHETLAQACGSPSLTATLTQLRHKIAWMYAVEAPGSPVDAWAEHGAIVDAVARGDGERARALTALHTERTTAAHRLRVPRAAERVRTSQHAVNISGLRH, encoded by the coding sequence ATGCGTATTCCGGCGCATTCGGTGTGCACGGCGATCCGGGACGACATCATCGCCGGCGTCCACGAGCGCGGCGGCCGCCTCACCGAGGAAGTCCTGGCCCGCCGCTACGGCGTCTCGCGCGTCCCCGTCCGGGAGGCCCTGCGCACCCTGGAGGCCGAGGGGTTCGTGGTGACGCGCCGGCACGCGGGCGCGTGCGTGGCCGAGCCGACCGAGCAGGAGGCCGCCGACCTGCTGGAGATGCGGACGCTCCTGGAGCCACTCGGGGCCGCGCGGGCCGCCCAGCGGCGCACCGAGGCCCACCTGAAGGTGCTGCGCGGCCTGGTCAGGCTGGGCCAGGAGCGGGCCAGGAGGGGCAACAGCGAGGATCTGCGCTCGCTGGGCGGCTGGTTCCACGAGACGCTCGCCCAGGCCTGCGGCAGCCCCTCGCTGACCGCGACGCTCACCCAGCTCCGGCACAAGATCGCCTGGATGTACGCCGTGGAGGCGCCGGGCAGCCCGGTGGACGCCTGGGCGGAGCACGGCGCCATCGTCGACGCGGTGGCGCGCGGGGACGGCGAACGCGCGCGGGCGCTCACGGCGCTGCACACCGAGCGCACGACGGCCGCGCACCGGCTGCGTGTTCCCAGGGCCGCCGAGCGTGTGAGGACTTCGCAACACGCCGTAAACATCTCGGGCCTGCGGCATTAA